From a single Chloracidobacterium thermophilum B genomic region:
- a CDS encoding C25 family cysteine peptidase, with the protein MNRTRFWATVRPLYVLVLVGLLAGVVPPVVRRPEVRAARTPLNAQMITVRDSGAPLGNGDFVGCSASPGLNTYYSVFIEVPSGTSRLTIDIYDADYGSTGGPSGVNRFDNRVGNITTNYSLFDPAGTSIPLNTSLSGTGLNFTQGDNSAVGTNGPDTRAANDQWKNFFTRENPAAGHWELRIIQPGGGDSGVNPFGVAAHTLDPGANRDQNLGGPTTGRGLNMYFDPGIHLGPQNTERQPPITWNYYPYITSGCTCRANDFDWDANIGGTGTIAFTSRTGSQTFNTTTVSGATVWGSFEVGPWTTSVSAVDYGIWRNNITISASGNNHITYYIGNHAAAVPSGNGSAAIPNTTVWRQGDKFRVYFPGDAGATTAPLKPYMTQRLFHIGNPGNGPNPPCNSPQTTFYRVRVDIVNPTDHDIVLDGTTITGPVFGTRTRQVVANLPGVPEVAYVNDSTYGGAQVTQGTFTQPADGATSGSITWTPDTIAANSAASLYYVIRVSPTTGSPCVMNVTGTPGGTPEGTTAVWRDETGNTTQERATYTFGPLCELAVNRNGACAGCTDSSPPPTPTKVDLTGFEATRYATGDVLVQWATGYESAHLGFHLWRERDGRRERLTPELIAGSALLTSDALTAGQRYTWRDETARLVKGSAIYWLEAYDLDGSRQWYGPVTLRQTREAVPLALLKNSPLLGHSTSRLGRQIEDDAAPAGAELTGSKEASRYKAGAGVGLEPPGDLEMQQWLAAQPAVKLRVTRTGWQRVTFGALAAAGLSPTADRERLQLYAHGRQVPLRVTAEGIEFYGVADDTPDSGERVYWLIEGRTPGNRVGPGAGAPMLRPTLQHFRSRVTRADKTIYFAALLNGDEDNFFGSVVTNSPVAQDIVVRDPATASGEPAQVSVELQGVSLGAHTVNVLWNGQPLGAVTYTGRSVGQATWTVPAEQVINGANTVTLQASEAGDVNLVKTLTVEYARQLQAADDRLLVHVPRTGGRHTLQVTGFTAPAVAFDITQPEAPVQLPVRMMGQTAMLGAAAGRDILLTTTGAMWSPQVEANTPSAWHRTDVAADFVILTHGAFRPAAERLARTRQAEGLRTVVVDITDVYDEWGYGAPSTAAVRAFLETAALRWARPARYALLVGNATFDPRDYLGFGGHFIPTKLLAVGTLETAVDDWFGDFGGTGLAQLAIGRLPVRTPAEAEIVIGKILTYEQAGAADWKQRVVVVADNPDAGGDFDQAATDIIGLAPDPAQVTPIRLSVLGAAGARAAVLAGFNSGAGLVNYVGHGSTQNWAAENLLTSADAAGLMNTGQPAIVVGMTCLNGLHHDLYTTSLGKALVLAPGGAVATWTSSSLTVSPDQHGANVGLLDALYGLEPAARLGDAIRRAKLGTNSLEVRRSWTLLGDPTLRVREIPRR; encoded by the coding sequence ATGAATAGGACTCGTTTTTGGGCCACAGTCAGACCGCTTTACGTGCTGGTGCTGGTTGGGTTACTGGCAGGGGTGGTGCCGCCGGTGGTCAGGCGGCCGGAAGTGCGGGCGGCCAGAACCCCGCTCAACGCGCAGATGATCACCGTCCGCGACAGCGGCGCACCCTTGGGAAATGGTGATTTTGTGGGCTGTTCGGCTTCGCCGGGTCTCAACACGTACTACTCGGTGTTCATCGAGGTGCCGAGCGGCACTTCGCGGCTGACGATTGACATTTACGACGCTGACTATGGTTCGACAGGCGGGCCGTCCGGGGTGAACCGTTTTGACAACCGGGTGGGGAACATAACAACAAACTACTCCCTGTTTGATCCCGCCGGTACATCCATCCCTCTCAATACTTCCCTGAGCGGTACAGGGCTGAACTTCACCCAGGGTGACAACTCGGCCGTGGGCACGAACGGCCCCGACACCAGAGCCGCCAACGACCAGTGGAAGAACTTCTTCACGAGGGAAAATCCGGCAGCCGGCCACTGGGAACTGCGCATCATCCAGCCCGGTGGAGGTGATAGCGGCGTCAATCCCTTCGGGGTGGCGGCGCACACGCTTGATCCCGGGGCCAACCGGGATCAGAACCTGGGCGGCCCCACGACCGGTCGCGGGCTGAACATGTACTTTGATCCGGGCATCCATCTTGGTCCGCAGAATACTGAGCGCCAACCTCCCATTACGTGGAACTACTACCCCTACATCACCAGCGGTTGTACGTGCCGCGCCAACGACTTTGACTGGGATGCCAACATCGGCGGTACCGGCACGATTGCCTTCACGAGCCGGACCGGGAGCCAAACCTTCAACACCACGACGGTCTCCGGGGCAACGGTGTGGGGAAGCTTTGAGGTTGGTCCCTGGACGACCAGCGTCAGCGCCGTGGACTACGGTATCTGGCGCAACAACATCACCATCAGCGCCTCCGGCAACAACCACATCACCTACTACATTGGCAACCACGCTGCCGCCGTGCCCTCCGGCAACGGCAGCGCGGCTATCCCCAACACGACGGTCTGGCGGCAGGGGGACAAGTTCCGGGTTTACTTTCCGGGCGATGCGGGGGCCACAACCGCACCACTCAAGCCCTACATGACGCAGCGCCTGTTTCACATTGGCAATCCGGGGAATGGTCCGAACCCACCGTGTAACAGTCCTCAGACGACCTTCTACCGGGTGCGGGTGGACATCGTCAACCCGACCGATCATGACATCGTGCTGGACGGCACGACCATCACCGGTCCGGTTTTCGGCACACGGACGCGGCAGGTGGTGGCAAACCTTCCTGGTGTGCCGGAAGTTGCCTATGTCAACGACTCCACCTACGGTGGGGCGCAGGTAACCCAGGGGACGTTTACCCAGCCGGCCGACGGCGCCACTTCGGGGAGCATCACTTGGACGCCCGACACAATTGCCGCCAACAGCGCCGCTTCGCTGTACTACGTCATCCGGGTTTCACCAACCACAGGCTCACCCTGTGTGATGAATGTCACGGGGACGCCGGGCGGGACGCCGGAAGGCACAACGGCCGTCTGGCGGGATGAGACCGGCAACACGACCCAGGAGCGGGCCACCTACACCTTTGGTCCGCTCTGCGAGCTGGCCGTGAACCGGAATGGCGCTTGCGCTGGCTGTACAGACAGTTCGCCACCACCGACCCCCACAAAAGTTGACCTGACCGGTTTCGAGGCGACGCGCTACGCGACCGGCGACGTGCTGGTGCAGTGGGCGACGGGTTACGAAAGCGCGCATTTGGGCTTTCACCTCTGGCGCGAACGCGACGGGCGGCGTGAGCGCCTGACGCCGGAACTCATTGCCGGCAGTGCCCTGCTGACCAGTGATGCCCTGACGGCCGGGCAACGCTACACGTGGCGCGATGAAACGGCGCGGCTGGTAAAGGGCAGCGCCATCTACTGGCTGGAAGCTTACGATCTGGATGGTTCGCGGCAGTGGTACGGCCCTGTCACCCTGCGCCAGACGCGCGAGGCTGTGCCGCTGGCGTTGCTGAAGAACTCGCCGTTGCTGGGACACAGCACGTCCCGGCTGGGGCGGCAGATTGAGGATGATGCCGCACCGGCGGGTGCCGAACTGACCGGCAGCAAGGAGGCTTCCCGGTACAAGGCCGGGGCTGGCGTCGGGCTGGAGCCGCCGGGCGATTTGGAGATGCAGCAGTGGCTGGCGGCGCAGCCGGCGGTCAAGCTGCGGGTGACACGGACGGGGTGGCAGCGGGTGACGTTTGGGGCGCTGGCGGCGGCGGGGCTGTCGCCGACGGCTGATCGGGAGCGGCTGCAACTGTATGCCCACGGGCGGCAGGTGCCGCTGCGGGTGACGGCTGAGGGCATCGAGTTTTACGGCGTGGCCGACGACACGCCGGACAGCGGCGAGCGGGTGTATTGGCTGATTGAGGGGCGGACACCGGGCAACCGGGTGGGGCCGGGCGCTGGCGCGCCCATGCTGCGCCCGACATTGCAGCACTTCCGCTCGCGGGTGACGCGCGCCGACAAGACCATCTACTTTGCGGCGCTGCTCAACGGCGACGAGGACAACTTCTTCGGCAGTGTCGTCACCAACAGCCCCGTAGCGCAGGACATCGTGGTACGTGATCCGGCGACGGCGAGCGGCGAGCCGGCGCAGGTGAGCGTCGAGCTGCAGGGCGTCTCGCTCGGCGCGCACACGGTGAACGTCTTGTGGAACGGGCAGCCGCTTGGCGCGGTGACGTACACCGGGCGGAGTGTGGGGCAGGCGACGTGGACCGTGCCGGCCGAACAGGTCATCAACGGTGCGAATACCGTGACGCTTCAGGCGTCGGAAGCCGGGGATGTCAACCTGGTCAAGACGCTGACGGTCGAGTATGCCCGGCAGCTTCAGGCGGCGGATGACCGGCTGCTGGTTCACGTACCACGCACGGGCGGGCGGCACACGCTGCAGGTGACAGGCTTTACGGCTCCGGCTGTTGCCTTTGACATCACGCAGCCGGAGGCGCCGGTGCAGCTTCCGGTGCGGATGATGGGGCAGACGGCGATGCTGGGGGCCGCGGCAGGGCGGGACATCCTGCTGACGACAACGGGGGCGATGTGGTCGCCGCAGGTGGAAGCCAACACACCTTCAGCCTGGCATCGCACGGACGTGGCGGCGGATTTTGTCATTCTCACCCACGGCGCTTTCCGCCCGGCTGCCGAACGGCTGGCCCGGACGCGGCAGGCAGAAGGGCTGCGGACGGTCGTCGTGGACATCACGGATGTCTATGACGAGTGGGGCTATGGCGCGCCCTCTACGGCCGCGGTGCGGGCGTTTCTGGAGACGGCGGCTTTGCGCTGGGCGCGGCCGGCGCGGTATGCGCTGCTGGTGGGGAATGCGACGTTTGACCCGCGCGACTATCTGGGCTTTGGCGGGCACTTCATCCCGACGAAGCTGCTGGCGGTCGGCACGCTGGAAACGGCCGTGGACGACTGGTTTGGCGACTTTGGCGGGACGGGACTGGCGCAGTTGGCGATTGGGCGGTTGCCGGTCAGGACGCCAGCCGAAGCGGAGATTGTCATCGGCAAGATACTGACCTATGAGCAGGCCGGTGCGGCCGACTGGAAGCAGCGGGTGGTGGTCGTGGCGGACAATCCTGACGCCGGTGGCGATTTTGACCAGGCGGCGACAGACATCATCGGTCTGGCGCCCGATCCGGCGCAGGTGACGCCCATCCGGCTGAGTGTGCTGGGCGCGGCCGGGGCGCGGGCGGCCGTGCTGGCGGGCTTCAACAGCGGAGCCGGGCTGGTCAACTACGTTGGGCACGGTTCAACCCAGAACTGGGCGGCCGAGAACCTTCTGACCAGCGCCGATGCGGCCGGGCTGATGAACACGGGGCAGCCGGCGATTGTCGTCGGGATGACCTGCCTGAACGGTCTTCACCACGACCTGTACACGACCAGCCTGGGCAAGGCGCTGGTGCTGGCGCCGGGCGGGGCGGTGGCGACGTGGACGTCGTCGTCGCTGACGGTCAGCCCTGACCAGCACGGGGCGAATGTGGGGCTGCTCGATGCCCTGTACGGGCTGGAGCCGGCCGCGCGTCTGGGCGATGCCATCCGGCGTGCGAAGCTGGGGACGAACAGCCTGGAAGTCCGGCGGTCGTGGACGCTGTTGGGCGACCCGACGCTGCGCGTGCGGGAGATACCCCGGCGGTAG
- a CDS encoding S26 family signal peptidase produces the protein MTNAGWTTLVRSLLAQGLPVRFTAPGRSMAPTIADGETITVRPLGADEQPGRGEIVLAQVDGRLIAHRIIAVRSAADDTWFVLRGDAQGQATDVVPRRAILGRVLLPPRSCRARLAGAVRRFGQRCARWKFFLKPVLEKTP, from the coding sequence GTGACCAACGCCGGCTGGACAACGCTGGTCCGAAGTCTTCTGGCGCAGGGACTGCCGGTGCGGTTCACCGCGCCGGGGCGCAGCATGGCGCCGACCATTGCCGACGGCGAGACGATTACCGTCCGGCCGCTGGGCGCCGATGAGCAGCCGGGGCGTGGGGAAATCGTTCTGGCGCAGGTGGACGGCCGGCTGATTGCGCATCGCATCATCGCAGTTCGTTCCGCTGCTGATGACACGTGGTTTGTACTGCGCGGCGACGCCCAGGGGCAGGCAACCGATGTTGTGCCGCGCCGGGCCATTCTGGGGCGCGTGCTGTTGCCGCCACGTTCCTGCCGCGCACGGCTGGCCGGGGCCGTCCGGCGGTTCGGGCAGCGTTGTGCGCGGTGGAAGTTCTTTTTGAAGCCTGTATTGGAGAAGACGCCATGA
- a CDS encoding phosphoenolpyruvate carboxykinase (ATP) — translation MLPERLCSRQTRLMIGGLRLAVDARGLGLPMHISGPTARFVVPWEDAPADAAIRVGWLDEAALPEPMELVFASGGMWTLYRAAGGYRYDIAAPVFGPEPYRIAWFDPAYQTGCIWYRRLPAVIAAMQSPLEYPVDELLVTNLLARGQGVELHACAVVDTDGRGFLFVGQSGDGKTTTARLWTRAGATVLSDDRVIVRQCDGQWLMFGTPWHGEGEFAAPAAAPLNALFILCKGAEDAARPLPPGLAAARLFARAFPPFYDAAALDFTVGFLERLVTAVPCYELVFRPTPAVVDYVRRMQP, via the coding sequence TTGCTTCCTGAACGCCTCTGTTCCCGGCAAACCCGGTTGATGATTGGCGGGCTGCGGCTGGCCGTGGACGCCAGGGGCCTCGGCTTGCCCATGCACATCAGCGGCCCGACCGCGCGCTTTGTTGTACCGTGGGAGGACGCGCCGGCAGACGCGGCGATCCGCGTTGGCTGGCTGGATGAGGCGGCGCTGCCGGAGCCGATGGAACTGGTCTTTGCCTCCGGCGGGATGTGGACGCTGTACCGGGCCGCCGGTGGGTATCGCTACGACATTGCCGCGCCGGTGTTCGGCCCTGAACCCTACCGCATTGCTTGGTTTGACCCGGCCTACCAGACCGGCTGCATCTGGTATCGCCGCCTGCCGGCCGTCATCGCCGCCATGCAGTCGCCGCTGGAATATCCCGTGGATGAACTGCTGGTGACAAACCTGCTGGCGCGTGGGCAGGGTGTCGAACTCCACGCCTGCGCCGTGGTGGATACGGACGGGCGCGGGTTCCTCTTTGTCGGGCAGTCGGGTGACGGCAAGACCACAACCGCCCGGCTCTGGACGCGGGCCGGGGCGACGGTGCTCAGTGATGACCGGGTCATCGTCCGCCAGTGCGATGGGCAGTGGCTGATGTTTGGAACGCCGTGGCACGGGGAAGGCGAGTTTGCCGCGCCGGCTGCCGCGCCTCTCAACGCCCTGTTCATTTTGTGCAAGGGCGCCGAAGACGCGGCCCGCCCGCTACCACCGGGGCTGGCGGCGGCCCGGCTGTTTGCCCGCGCTTTTCCACCTTTTTATGACGCCGCGGCGCTCGATTTCACGGTTGGTTTTCTGGAGCGGCTGGTGACGGCCGTTCCCTGTTACGAACTCGTGTTTCGTCCGACGCCGGCCGTTGTGGACTACGTACGGAGGATGCAGCCGTGA
- a CDS encoding radical SAM/SPASM domain-containing protein, with product MESIPYAELSRRLHERLLAQRIPLEATFEVSRRCPLACQHCYNNLPMNDHAARRRELSLDEYRRIFDEIAEAGTLWVLFTGGEIFARRDFLDIYTEARRRGFIITLFTNGTLLTPRIADYLAEWRPFAIEITLYGHTRETYERLTRVPGSYDRCHQGIRLLLERRLPLKLKTVGTTITRDEIFAMRDFAESLGVPFKFDSMINPRVDCSQSPLEVRLTPEEVVELDLRDPRRMTAWRDLNDRYRTAAVAPYVSNTVYDCGGGVGSFAVNPYGEMSICVLSQVDTYDLRQGSFREGWEQFLRRVRLQTRTRPAKCTSCEIRLMCTSCAAVNELENGDKEAAVDFFCRTNHLRAYLLGLDLKPNPLCEYRPGSERYEDIQASVAALRARAQELGVELTFQSRRALPVLQARPVVAEPTP from the coding sequence ATGGAAAGCATCCCGTATGCAGAACTCAGTCGCCGGTTGCACGAGCGGCTGCTGGCCCAGCGCATCCCGCTGGAAGCCACCTTTGAGGTAAGCCGCCGCTGCCCGCTGGCCTGCCAGCACTGCTACAACAACCTGCCAATGAATGACCACGCCGCCCGGCGGCGCGAGCTTTCGCTGGATGAATACCGGCGGATTTTCGACGAAATTGCCGAAGCCGGAACGCTGTGGGTGCTCTTTACCGGCGGGGAAATTTTTGCGCGCCGGGACTTTCTGGACATCTACACCGAAGCCAGGCGCCGGGGCTTCATCATCACGCTGTTTACCAACGGCACACTGCTGACGCCGCGCATTGCCGACTATCTGGCCGAATGGCGTCCCTTTGCCATCGAGATCACGCTCTACGGCCACACCCGCGAAACCTATGAGCGGCTGACCCGCGTGCCCGGCTCCTACGACCGCTGTCACCAGGGCATCCGCCTGCTGCTTGAACGCCGGCTGCCGCTCAAGCTCAAGACCGTCGGCACAACCATCACCAGAGATGAAATCTTCGCCATGCGCGATTTTGCCGAAAGTCTGGGCGTGCCGTTCAAGTTCGACAGCATGATCAACCCACGGGTTGACTGTTCGCAGTCGCCACTGGAAGTGCGCCTGACGCCCGAAGAAGTCGTCGAGCTGGACCTGCGCGATCCGCGCCGTATGACCGCCTGGCGCGACCTCAACGACCGCTACCGGACGGCTGCCGTGGCCCCATACGTTTCCAACACCGTCTATGACTGCGGCGGCGGCGTTGGTTCCTTTGCCGTGAACCCGTACGGCGAGATGTCCATCTGTGTGCTGTCGCAGGTGGACACCTACGACCTGCGCCAGGGCAGTTTCCGCGAGGGCTGGGAGCAGTTTCTGCGGCGGGTGCGCCTTCAGACCCGAACCCGTCCGGCCAAGTGCACAAGCTGCGAAATCCGCCTCATGTGCACGAGCTGCGCCGCTGTCAACGAACTGGAAAACGGCGACAAGGAAGCCGCTGTGGATTTCTTCTGCCGGACGAATCATCTGCGCGCCTACCTGCTTGGGCTTGATCTGAAGCCCAACCCGCTGTGCGAGTACCGTCCGGGAAGCGAGCGTTACGAGGACATCCAGGCTTCTGTGGCAGCTTTGCGCGCCCGGGCGCAGGAACTGGGTGTCGAACTGACTTTCCAATCCCGCCGGGCCTTGCCGGTACTTCAGGCACGTCCCGTTGTAGCAGAACCCACACCATAA
- a CDS encoding PqqD family protein — MNNLVKKLPCVTRRIADETLLIPIRGQAADLDAIYVLNDTAALLWSQLDTTGDVAALGAVLCEAFEVSPEQAAQDVAEFLAALEESGIVEFRHAASSAA; from the coding sequence ATGAACAACCTTGTCAAAAAACTTCCATGTGTGACGCGCCGCATTGCCGACGAAACCCTGTTGATCCCGATTCGCGGGCAGGCGGCTGATCTGGATGCCATCTACGTCCTGAACGACACGGCCGCCTTGCTCTGGTCACAGCTCGATACAACCGGAGACGTAGCTGCGCTCGGCGCGGTGCTCTGTGAGGCTTTCGAGGTGTCACCGGAACAGGCCGCGCAGGATGTCGCTGAATTTCTGGCCGCACTTGAGGAAAGCGGCATTGTCGAGTTTCGCCACGCTGCCAGCTCTGCCGCCTGA